A single region of the Gasterosteus aculeatus chromosome 1, fGasAcu3.hap1.1, whole genome shotgun sequence genome encodes:
- the LOC120820339 gene encoding putative G-protein coupled receptor 149: MSTTQISSPSPNQSDLSTATYEKTDVPSEAKRQIRLVIFGVCVIFAAATFVGGGYSLLSLLRMRRKTSLCLIVASMSVDDLLSVVPLTLFMLLQWETAGDRGSGSLCTFSGLLYVFQGVSSNMKGCLLAAYTFYVTKRFGVLQSVRRPLEAMWAIAGVWAVSLAVSALPLCGWGRFQPVSLGCFPESDSFYTLLLFSLYSLCFCGLLFFFVSLTYPLLCSREPQRTLLYPGYLDMARGLSGSAPLCDLPSFSRDSPNNSFGAYNELSPSSCGTELREKEASGVSPVSVCGQRTGAVGDTPVVFAQKRFSMILAVVRVVLWMPMMTLVLLSHTVNSRSDALQTLSFFLTLLAPMVTPLFVLSERWIHMPCGCFINCKQNPTQQPSAMKRRFEFNLSLQQGYGVYKLSHATVSHLSPPLEKPAYHSLFNCDFPTTGLDALESVRLSSLGPGFGFRTTCFVDSSSHADLSLEAAAGGGEVLNESREDDEDFRGVSSQHREQGHNLTDASSVFEGAERRLSHEECRKIELTDWEWCRSKSERTPRQRSSGGLSIPLCAFQGTVSLQAPTGKTLSLSTYEVSSDGLKISPKNAKKIEVYRSKSVGHEPRADDQAPKGQAGDEDVSSVGMATEIGMGMGIGAGVGDTNVKIHLEVLEICDNEEAMDSVSIISNISQSSAHTRSPSLRYSRRENRFVSCDLGETASYSLLIPSSGNPEAETININIPDTVEAHRRNSRRQTQESSGYREEIQLLNEAYRKQAGERDE; encoded by the exons atgtcTACGACGCAGATTAGCTCCCCGTCGCCCAACCAGAGCGACCTTTCCACGGCCACTTACGAGAAGACTGACGTCCCCTCAGAGGCGAAGAGGCAAATCCGCCTGGTGATTTTCGGCGTGTGCGTAATCTTCGCCGCTGCCACGTTTGTTGGCGGCGGATATTcgctgctctctctcctccggaTGAGGAGAAAAACCTCCCTGTGTCTTATTGTCGCTTCCATGTCGGTGGACGACCTGCTGAGCGTGGTCCCTCTAACCCTGTTCATGCTCCTTCAGTGGGAGACGGCCGGAGATCGAGGGTCGGGCAGTCTTTGCACTTTTTCCGGACTTCTGTACGTGTTCCAAGGCGTTTCCAGCAATATGAAGGGTTGCCTCTTAGCGGCCTACACTTTTTATGTCACCAAGAGATTTGGAGTTCTTCAATCCGTCCGCCGGCCCCTGGAAGCGATGTGGGCCATCGCCGGTGTGTGGGCGGTCAGCCTCGCCGTCAGCGCGTTGCCTCTGTGCGGATGGGGCCGCTTTCAGCCGGTCTCGCTCGGGTGTTTCCCCGAGAGCGATAGTTTTTACACcctgctgcttttctctttaTATTCGCTCTGTTTCTGCGGCTTGttgttcttctttgtctccctgacCTACCCGCTGCTGTGCTCCAGGGAGCCCCAGAGGACTTTGCTGTACCCCGGCTACTTGGATATGGCGAGGGGGCTGAGTGGCTCCGCGCCCCTCTGTGATCTTCCGTCCTTTTCCCGGGACAGCCCGAACAACAGTTTCGGTGCGTACAACGAGCTGAGCCCAAGTTCGTGCGGGACAGAGCTCAGGGAGAAGGAGGCCAGCGGGGTGTCCCCGGTGTCTGTCTGTGGACAGAGGACAGGAGCTGTCGGGGACACACCAGTTGTGTTTGCACAAAAGCGCTTCTCCATGATCCTGGCGGTCGTCCGAGTTGTTTTATGGATGCCGATGATG ACTTTGGTGCTGTTAAGCCACACGGTGAATTCACGTAGCGACGCCCTGCAGACGCTGAGTTTCTTTCTCACTCTGCTTGCCCCTATGGTCACTCCCTTATTTGTGCTGTCTGAGCGCTGGATCCACATGCCATGTGGCTGCTTCATTAACTGCAAACAGAACCCAACGCAGCAACCCTCAG CGATGAAGAGAAGATTTGAGTTCAACCTTTCCCTCCAACAAGGCTACGGAGTGTACAAGCTGTCACATGCCACCGTGTCTCATCTCAGTCCGCCCCTTGAGAAGCCGGCATACCACAGCCTCTTTAACTGTGACTTCCCTACCACCGGCCTGGATGCACTAGAAAGTGTCCGGCTCTCCAGCCTGGGGCCCGGTTTTGGTTTCAGAACCACCTGCTTTGTGGACAGCTCCTCTCACGCAGACCTATCTTTGGAAGCGGCGGCCGGTGGAGGAGAGGTGCTGAACGAGAGCCGAGAAGACGATGAGGACTTCCGGGGTGTCTCTTCCCAACACCGGGAGCAGGGTCACAACCTCACTGATGCGTCGTCCGTGTTCGAGGGCGCGGAGAGGAGGCTGTCACATGAGGAGTGTCGGAAAATCGAGCTGACAGACTGGGAGTGGTGCAGGAGTAAATCAGAGAGGACACCAAGACAG CGGTCATCAGGTGGTCTGTCAATCCCCCTGTGCGCATTTCAGGGCACCGTATCTCTGCAAGCACCCACGGGGAAAACCCTCTCGCTCTCCACCTATGAAGTCAGCAGTGACGGACTCAAAATCTCCCCCAAAAACGCAAAGAAG atTGAAGTGTATCGCTCGAAATCAGTTGGCCACGAACCCAGAGCAGACGACCAGGCACCCAAAGGCCAGGCTGGAGACGAGGACGTCAGCAGCGTAGGGATGGCCACGGAGATCGGAATGGGGATGGGTATAGGAGCCGGCGTGGGGGACACCAACGTCAAGATTCACCTTGAGGTTCTGGAGATCTGTGACAACGAAGAGGCTATGGACAGTGTCTCCATCATCTCCAACATCAGTCAGTCCTCCGCTCACACCCGCTCGCCGTCGCTTCGTTACTCCAGAAGGGAGAACCGCTTTGTCTCCTGTGACCTGGGTGAGACGGCTTCCTACTCTCTGCTCATCCCCAGCAGTGGCAACCCAGAGGCGGAGACCATCAATATCAACATACCCGACACTGTGGAGGCCCATCGGCGGAACAGCCGGCGGCAGACGCAGGAGAGCTCGGGGTATCGGGAGGAGATACAGCTGCTAAACGAGGCCTACCGAAAGCAAGCTGGGGAGAGGGATGAGTGA